In Acidobacteriota bacterium, the following proteins share a genomic window:
- a CDS encoding cytochrome c3 family protein, producing MLVAFILALTVQAAPDAATRIDQIDTCLTCHGDETLEVTLENGDTQSLFISHEVFARSVHGDKLSCVDCHTDMVEIPHETRAFSSRREISLAYYEQCKRCHFQNYAKTLDSVHDTALARGDTTAPLCVDCHGAHDVAPPNQPRTRISQTCASCHAGVSAVFARSVHGRALVDTGSADVPTCTDCHRSHDVAGPHAGNWIDRTPELCASCHADTPLMEKYGLSTLVHQTYLTDFHGVTARLRRSDRDRDQPVIARCTDCHGVHDIMKVDDPESPVIRANLVKTCQRCHADATENFPAAWLSHYEPTWERAPLVAAVTLAYKFLIPFMMGGLILQILLHVWRVVVNR from the coding sequence ATGCTCGTCGCGTTCATCCTCGCGCTGACCGTTCAGGCGGCGCCCGACGCCGCCACCCGCATCGATCAGATCGACACCTGCCTGACCTGCCACGGAGACGAGACCCTCGAGGTCACCCTCGAGAACGGGGACACCCAGTCGCTGTTCATCAGCCACGAGGTCTTCGCCCGGTCGGTCCACGGCGACAAGCTCAGCTGCGTCGACTGTCACACCGACATGGTCGAGATCCCGCACGAGACGCGGGCGTTCAGCTCGAGACGCGAGATCAGCCTCGCGTACTACGAGCAGTGCAAGCGCTGTCACTTCCAGAACTACGCGAAGACGCTCGACAGCGTGCATGACACGGCCCTCGCCCGGGGTGACACCACCGCCCCGCTCTGCGTGGACTGCCACGGCGCGCACGACGTGGCGCCCCCGAACCAGCCGCGCACGCGGATCTCGCAGACCTGCGCGTCGTGCCACGCGGGCGTGTCGGCGGTCTTCGCGCGCAGCGTGCACGGCCGTGCGCTCGTCGACACCGGCAGCGCCGACGTCCCGACCTGCACCGACTGTCACCGGTCACACGACGTCGCCGGGCCCCACGCCGGCAACTGGATCGATCGCACGCCGGAGTTGTGCGCCAGTTGTCATGCCGACACGCCGTTGATGGAGAAGTACGGCTTGTCGACGCTCGTCCATCAGACGTACCTGACCGACTTCCACGGCGTCACGGCAAGGCTCCGGCGATCGGACCGCGACCGCGACCAGCCGGTCATCGCCCGGTGCACCGACTGCCACGGCGTCCACGACATCATGAAAGTCGACGACCCCGAGTCGCCGGTCATCAGGGCCAACCTCGTCAAGACCTGCCAGCGATGCCACGCCGACGCGACGGAGAACTTCCCGGCCGCCTGGCTGTCGCACTACGAACCGACGTGGGAACGCGCCCCGCTGGTGGCCGCCGTGACCCTGGCCTACAAGTTCCTCATCCCGTTCATGATGGGAGGGCTGATCCTGCAGATCCTGCTGCACGTGTGGCGCGTGGTGGTGAACCGATGA
- a CDS encoding cytochrome C, with the protein MSRTYIRFTPRQRLEHAAMMTVFTLLVVTGLPQKFFEASLSVWILDLLGGVDRARWIHRACGLAFTGLALLHVGWVLSDVLRGRAGLSMVPTRKDFTDAVVTLRFYLGVSNEQTRFDRFDYRQKFEYWGLILGSVVVILTGLILLWPVTVATYLPGEVIPAAKVAHSNEGLLAFLTIAVWHIYNAHFNPDVFPFDTTIFTGRISEERMHHEHPLELERILHGPGGTHGTPGAPHDLEPGAPPAPGNGGDRRA; encoded by the coding sequence ATGAGCCGGACGTACATCCGCTTCACGCCGCGACAGCGGCTCGAACACGCCGCGATGATGACCGTCTTCACGCTGCTCGTCGTCACCGGCCTGCCACAGAAGTTCTTCGAGGCGTCGTTGTCGGTCTGGATCCTCGACCTGCTCGGCGGCGTCGACCGCGCCCGCTGGATTCACCGCGCGTGCGGCCTCGCCTTCACCGGCCTTGCCCTCCTCCACGTCGGGTGGGTGCTGTCCGACGTGCTGCGCGGCCGGGCGGGCCTGTCGATGGTGCCCACGCGCAAGGACTTCACCGACGCCGTCGTCACCCTCCGCTTCTACCTGGGCGTGTCGAACGAGCAGACCAGGTTCGACCGGTTCGACTACCGGCAGAAGTTCGAGTACTGGGGCCTCATCCTGGGATCGGTCGTCGTCATCCTCACCGGCCTGATCCTGTTGTGGCCGGTCACGGTCGCCACGTATCTTCCGGGAGAGGTGATCCCGGCGGCGAAGGTCGCGCACAGCAACGAGGGACTGCTGGCCTTCCTGACGATCGCCGTGTGGCACATCTACAACGCGCACTTCAATCCCGACGTGTTCCCCTTCGACACGACGATCTTCACGGGCCGGATCTCCGAGGAGCGCATGCATCACGAGCATCCGCTCGAGCTCGAGCGGATCCTGCACGGTCCCGGTGGCACGCACGGAACGCCGGGGGCGCCGCACGACCTCGAGCCAGGCGCACCTCCGGCCCCGGGCAACGGTGGCGACCGCCGCGCTTGA